The following coding sequences lie in one Arachis stenosperma cultivar V10309 chromosome 5, arast.V10309.gnm1.PFL2, whole genome shotgun sequence genomic window:
- the LOC130982481 gene encoding LOW QUALITY PROTEIN: probable ribose-5-phosphate isomerase 2 (The sequence of the model RefSeq protein was modified relative to this genomic sequence to represent the inferred CDS: inserted 1 base in 1 codon) codes for MILGLRTGSTAKHAVDRIGELLRQGKLKDIVGIPTSKKTHEQALSFGIPLSDLDSHLVVDLAIDGADEVDPYLNLVKGRGGSLLREKMVKGACKKFVVIVDESKLVNYIGGSGLAMPVEVIQFCWKFTASRXQNLFQKSSCVAKLRTLGEKAEPYVTDNGNYITDLYFKQSIGDLKAASDSIL; via the exons ATGATTCTCGGCCTCAGAACCGGCTCCACTGCCAAACACGCCGTCGACCGAATCGGCGAGCTTCTCCGTCAGGGCAAGCTCAAGGACATCGTTGGAATTCCCACTTCCAAGAAGACGCACGAGCAAGCTCTCTCTTTCGGGATCCCCTTGTCAGATCTGGACTCTCACCTCGTCGTTGATCTCGCCATTGACGGTGCCGACGAGGTTGATCCTTACCTTAACCTCGTCAAGGGACGCGGTGGCTCCCTCTTGAGGGAGAAGATGGTTAAAGGTGCTTGCAAGAAATTCGTTGTAATCGTCGATGAGTCCAAGCTCGTTAACTATATTGGTGGTAGCGGTTTGGCTATGCCCGTTGAAGTTATTCAATTTTGTTGGAAGTTCACTGCTTCCA CTCAGAATCTCTTTCAGAAATCTAGTTGCGTTGCAAAGCTCAGAACTTTGGGCGAAAAGGCTGAGCCTTATGTCACTGATAATGGCAACTATATCACTGATTTGTATTTCAAGCAGAGTATTGGGGATTTGAAAGCTGCCAGCGATTCCATTCTGTAA